The Dehalococcoidia bacterium nucleotide sequence TAGAGGCTTTGAAGAAGCGCGGAGTAGACGACGTCGACTTGGTCATGGTCGACCCGTGGTCCGCGGGCGCGTACGGAGTCGAGCCTGAAGACGACAAGGGCAGAAGGCTCACGCGAGCGCTCGTCTGGGTCCGTTCTGATCCGACAGACAACGGCTACGCCCGCCCACTACAGAATGTGATCGTCGTCGTCGATCTCAACAGCATGGAGGTACTGCGGGTCGAAGACTACGGGGTTGTACCCCTGCCTCCGGAGTCTGGAAACTGGACCCGGCAGCACATCACCGAAACCCGCACGGACCTGAAGCCCTTGGAAGTCGTCCAGCACGAGGGGCCCAGCTTCAACGTGGACGGCCACGAGATCAGCTGGCAGAATTGGCGGTTCAGGATTGGGTTCACGCCACGAGAGGGTCTAGTCCTGTACACAATTACGTACAATGACAAAGGCAGGGAACGCCCGATCATGTACAGGGCCTCGCTCAGCGACATGGTGGTCCCATATGGCGACCCCAGCGAGGCCAGCTTCCGCAAGAACGCCTTCGACATAGGCGAGTACGGCATCGGACAGCTGTCCAACCCCCTGACTCTTGGCTGCGACTGCCTGGGTTACATTCACTACTTTGATGCCCACATGACCGACAGCAAGGGAGAGGTCTTTACCATCAACAATGCCGTGTGCCTGCATGAGGAGGACAACGGCATACTGTGGAAGCACACCGACTGGCGCACCGAAGAAGTCGAGGTTCGCCGGTCCAGGCGGCTCGTCGTCTCCTTCATCTCCACTGTCGGCAACTATGAGTACGCGTTCTACTGGAACTTCTACCAGGACGGCGGTCTGGAGCTTGAGGTCAAGCTGACGGGAATCGCGAACACCATGGCCCTGATGCCGGGCGAGAAGCCGGCTTACGGCACGGAAGTCGCTCCGCAGTTGAACGCTCCATACCACCAGCATATATTCAACGCTCGCCTGGACATGTCCGTAGATGGACAGAACAACTCGGTATACGAGGTGAACTCGCTGCGTGTTCCCATGGGCGAGCAGAACCCGCACGGAAATGCGTTCACCGCAGAGCACACACGCTTCGAGAGCGAGGCTGACGCCGGGCGCATCTGCAACCTGGCAACGAGTCGCTACTGGCGGATCGTCAATGAGTCCGAGACCAACAGAATGAACGAGCCGGTAGCTTATCGCCTGCTTCCAGGCGAGAATGCTCTACCGTTTGCACACGACGAGGCATCTGTCATTCAGAGGGCTGGATTCCTCACCAAGCACCTCTGGGTTACTCCATACAATAAGGATGAGAAGTACGCGGCCGGGGACTACCCGAACCAGCGCCGCAAAGGCGACGGTCTCCCGGAGTGGACGGCAGCAGACAGGCCAATCGCCGATACGGATGTCGTGGTGTGGTACACGTTTGGCCACACGCATATTCCCAGGCCGGAAGACTGGCCGGTGATGCCTGTCCACCGGATAGGCTTCATGCTCAAGCCGGACGGGTTCTTCCACTCGAACCCGGCCCTGGACCTTCCGCCATCAGACGATGCCTGCGCCTGCGGTGGAGAGGCCTGCACTTGCGTTCACTCAAACGGTCACCACATGTGCAGCTAACAGACCTTGAGGTTGGGCGGTAGGGTCGCTCTAGTCACCGGCGCCGCCATGGGGGTCTGCGGTGAACCTATGGGAATGGGCGGTGCTATCGCGTGGCTGTTCGCACAGGAAGGTGCGAAGGTCGCGCTCTCCGATCTGAACGAAACGATGGGACAGAGGTCTGCCGAGCAGCTCCGCAATCGAGGCTACTCGGCCATCTTCGTCCATCTGGACGTGACCAGCGAAGAGAACTGGATTCGAGCCATTCGTGAGACCGTGTCCGCCTTCGGCAGGCTGGATATACTTGTCAACTGCGCCGGGAATGTGGTTCCGGGAGACATCGAGTCCTCGACTGTCGAGACTTGGGACAGCTTGATGGCGGTTCACGCCAAAGGACCTTTCCTGCGAACCAAGCACGCAATTCCCGAAATGCGCAAAGTTGGAGGCGGTTCTATCGTCAACGTATCGTCGATTGACGGTCTGGTCGGCACTAAAATCGGGGCAGGATACCCTGCCGGAAAGGCGGCCAGTCGCCTGTTCAGCAAGTCGGCCGCAATTCAACATGCTCATGAGAATATCAGGGTGAACTCGGTCCACCCGGGATACGTCGAAACGCCGCTGAGCAGGAGCATTGTCGACTGGCCTGACGGGCCGACACCGGATGAGCTAAGAGCCAGGAGAATCGACAGGGTTCCCATGAAGCGAGAGGCATCTCCAAGGGAGTTGGCCTACGCGATCTTGTATCTGGCCTCTGACGAATCGTCCTACGTAACGGGCTCCGAACTGGTGGTGGACGGAGGATTCTACGCCCAGTAAAACGTCCCATTTAAAATGGTTGCGATTAGTCGTCTGAACCGGTGGCGGGCTCCCTACCAGGTGTAGCCAAGGGGCTCAAGGAGCGAAATTGTGAATCCCTCCGAGGTACGTAGTCTGTTCCCGGTCATGGAGCAGCGGGCATACATATTCAGCGGCGGAATCGCCCCCCACTCCACATTGAGCCTCGCTGCAGTCGAGCGGTTTAACGCTCTCCTGACCAACGATCCCGGCGAGCTATACAGGCGCTACCGGGAGGAGTTCGACATTGTCCGCAAGCTCTTCGCGGACCTCATAGGCGCCGAAGTCGATGAAGTCGCAGTCGTGGACTGCACCGGCACAGGTTCCAACTTGGCGGTCGATATGATCGACCCCGTCCCCGGCAGCAACGTTGTATTCGACGAGTCTGCCTATCCATCCGCTGCCTACCCATGGATGCTGCCGCCCCGATCGCACGTTGAGCTTCGGTTCGTCGAGGGACGTGACGGCATCATCCACTTGGAAGACATGGCAGAGGCCATTGACGAAAACACCATTGCGGTAAGCGTGTCGCACGTGTCCCAGGAGTCGGGATTCAAGCACGACCTGAAGGCGCTCACCGAAGTGGCCCACGCTCATGGCGCTGCGCTGTGCGTCGACGCCATGCAGTCAGCGGGCGCGCTGGACTTCGATGTACATGACGAGGGAGTCGATTTCCTGGCTACAGGAGCAATGAAGTGGCTGCTGGGATCGGCCGGAGTAGGATTTCTCTACGTCAGTAGAGACCACCTCGACAAGATGCCCCCTCATGCAGGCGGTCCGGGCGCGCAGCCCGACGACCGTCCTTGGGGACAGCGCGAGTTCGTTCCGCGTCCTGGGGCAGACAGGTTCCATGTTGGTATGCCGAACCTGATCGGCCTGGCGGCAACCAGACCAGGCCTGGAGGTCCTCCACCAGGTAGGGATGGACGTCGTGGAGGCTCATGTACTGGACCTTTCCGGATACTGCATTTCCCAGCTCCTTGAGAGAGGCCTCAATGTCACAACGCCGGAGCCTGCGCAATACAGGGCGGGGATCGTCTCTATTGATATGGGAGACCAAAGAAGCTCTCAGGCAGCCGACGAGTTCCTGACTGCCCGTGGTGTTGACGGATACCATCATCAGAACGTCTTGAGGGTGGATCCTCACATCTTCAACAACCGTGGCGACATAGACCGTTTCTTAAGTGAGCTGGACTCGTATCTTTCTCAACACTAGACCCACCGAGGTTGCAAAATGGCTGACAAGGCAAGAATAGGCATTGTAGGGTGCGGCGACCATCAACAGGGAGCGTTGATGCCCCAACTGGCAACACTTCAGAGCGCGGAGCTTGTGGCCTGTGCCGACATAGACGAAGTTGCTGCAGTCACTGCCAGCAACGAATTCGGTTTCGAGAGACCGTACCTCGACTATCAAGACATGCTGGAGACCGAGCAGCTTGACGGCGTGATGATCACTACGCCCCATCACTTGCTCAAGACCGCTGCCATAGACGCCATAGAGTCTGGCTGCAACGTGTTCATCGAAAAGCCGATGGGAGTCAGCGTGGAGGATGCGCTGCAGATACGCGAGGCCGCCAAGAAGGCCGGGGTAAGTGTCATGGTCGGTTACTGCCTTCGATACGCTGAGGGCAGGAGGATCATGAAGTCGCTCATCGATTCGGGCGCCATCGGGGACATCACAACGATCAACGCCGGTAAGGGCACTTCCCCCCTGTCAGGGTGGCTGACGGAGGTGGACAAGGGCGGCGGCGTGCTGCTGTGGCTGGGCGTCCACATTATCGACCAGGTGCTGTGGATGGCGGGGTCGGAGGCGACTCGTGTGTACGGCGAGGTCTATCGCCACACAGAGGATGGCGTGGACCAGAATTCGGCGTTCACCATCCGCTTCGCCAACGAGGCTACGGCAAATGTAACCTGCTCCCAGAACGTGGGTGGACGCGTTGGATTCGACTACATTGAAGTGATGGGCACTGCCGGCCGAATAAAGAGTGAGTGGCCTTCCAACGTCATCAACGTGGTCAGCGAAAAGGTCGAAGCGTACCGTCACCCGACACTTATATTGCCCCCTGAACCGCGAGCATACGTCCAGAATATGTACAGGGACGAGCTGGACGCGTGGGTGCAGTCGGTTGGCTCGCGCACCGATCCGCCAATCACCGTGGACGACGGCGTGAACGTGCTGGAGATAATCAGCGCCGTATTCGAGTCCGGCAGGTCCAACTTGCCGGTCACGCTTCGCTAGGAGTCCTCGCCTGTAAGCAGCCTGCGGGGGTTGTCCACCATGATCATATTGAACTGCTCTGCAGTGAGCCCGAGCTCTTCTCCAAGTACAGCTAGTCCCTGCGTGGACAGGAAGTCGTAGCCTCCACCGCCGTAGATCGTGTAGTCGGTGTTGTAGCAGACATCGTGCGAGAAGATCAGGTTGTCAATTAGGCCCTCGTCAATGATCCACTTGATATGGTTCAACGTCCTCTGACGTTCGTACTCAATGCCTGTCTTCAGACCTCCCATCCGGTCGAAGGAGATGTAAGCGCCCCTGCGGGCGATCTCTGCATGGTACTGGTGTCGCGGGTAGCTGCCCGAGTGGGCCACGACTACCCGGCTGAGGTCCACCCCCTCTTGTTCCAGGACGTCTAGCTGGTCCAGTCCCTGCGGACCGCGGGTCGCGTGAGTGCCGAGCGCTACTCCGGTTTCAACCTGTGCCCTGCCGGCTGCTCTAAGCACTCGCTCCTCGATTGCCGACAGCCAGTTGAAGTGTGCTCCGATCTCCCCGATGAACCCGGCCCGTACGTCAGTGCCGTCGATTCCTTGAGTCACGTCCTTGATGATTTCATCGGCGATGTCGTTGGTGTGCATCCTCCAGAGACGCTGCTCGTAGTAAGTCTCTCGGTACCATCCGCAACCCAGAAGGATGTTCAGCCCCGTCTTCTCAGACATGTCTCTGATGGCATCCGCATGTTTGAGATGATTGAGGTCGTCGTCGTACAACAGGTTGTGATCGTTCTCCCTGAGGCCCCCGGATGTCTGGTCAACCAGCGTCACGCCCCCGGCATTCTTGTAGCGCATCAGCTCCATCTCAGCCAGGACGGGGTCATTCATGTAGTTGGGGCCGACCCATGCGTCCGGCATGAGGTCCAAAAAGATGTGCTCGTGAACTAGAGTGAATCCAAGGTCGGCAGCCGAGATCGGTCCTGTAACTGTCATTACTTCATTCGCCAATGTGCTCCTCCAGTGTCCTTCAATGGCTCCCGGTTCAATCGTCCTGACGCTTGTGTGCCAAGCTAGAGTCGACGTGCTAACTTTGGGTCGAGCATGTCACGCAGACCGTCCCCCGCGAGGTTGACGCCCAGCACCGTGATGCTCAGGAAGAGGCCGGGAAACGCAATCACCCAGACAGCAACTGAGATGGCCCTGCGCGCCTCCGACATCATGGTTCCCCAGCTCGGTGTCTCAGGCGGAGTGCCGGCGCCAAGGAAGCTCAGGATCGCCTCGATCAGAATTGCGTCCGCGCATACAAATGTGGCCAGCACGATCATGGGCGCGAGCGCATTGGGCATGATGTGTCTGAACAGGATTCTCGGCGTGCTTGCCCCAAGGCTGGTTGCCGCATCGACGAACATCTCTTCCTTCAGGGTCAAAACC carries:
- a CDS encoding primary-amine oxidase → MLKTKVHAATTHPLEPLSKTEIESAVAIVGSDSRVTDAHRFVTVVLNEPEKQLVLSYSPDEPVEREAFVVLLERTTAHCIEAVVSLTQSAVTSWNTIECAQPAIMLDEFVECEEAVKQSPEFIEALKKRGVDDVDLVMVDPWSAGAYGVEPEDDKGRRLTRALVWVRSDPTDNGYARPLQNVIVVVDLNSMEVLRVEDYGVVPLPPESGNWTRQHITETRTDLKPLEVVQHEGPSFNVDGHEISWQNWRFRIGFTPREGLVLYTITYNDKGRERPIMYRASLSDMVVPYGDPSEASFRKNAFDIGEYGIGQLSNPLTLGCDCLGYIHYFDAHMTDSKGEVFTINNAVCLHEEDNGILWKHTDWRTEEVEVRRSRRLVVSFISTVGNYEYAFYWNFYQDGGLELEVKLTGIANTMALMPGEKPAYGTEVAPQLNAPYHQHIFNARLDMSVDGQNNSVYEVNSLRVPMGEQNPHGNAFTAEHTRFESEADAGRICNLATSRYWRIVNESETNRMNEPVAYRLLPGENALPFAHDEASVIQRAGFLTKHLWVTPYNKDEKYAAGDYPNQRRKGDGLPEWTAADRPIADTDVVVWYTFGHTHIPRPEDWPVMPVHRIGFMLKPDGFFHSNPALDLPPSDDACACGGEACTCVHSNGHHMCS
- a CDS encoding SDR family oxidoreductase, whose translation is MRLGGRVALVTGAAMGVCGEPMGMGGAIAWLFAQEGAKVALSDLNETMGQRSAEQLRNRGYSAIFVHLDVTSEENWIRAIRETVSAFGRLDILVNCAGNVVPGDIESSTVETWDSLMAVHAKGPFLRTKHAIPEMRKVGGGSIVNVSSIDGLVGTKIGAGYPAGKAASRLFSKSAAIQHAHENIRVNSVHPGYVETPLSRSIVDWPDGPTPDELRARRIDRVPMKREASPRELAYAILYLASDESSYVTGSELVVDGGFYAQ
- a CDS encoding aminotransferase class V-fold PLP-dependent enzyme, producing the protein MNPSEVRSLFPVMEQRAYIFSGGIAPHSTLSLAAVERFNALLTNDPGELYRRYREEFDIVRKLFADLIGAEVDEVAVVDCTGTGSNLAVDMIDPVPGSNVVFDESAYPSAAYPWMLPPRSHVELRFVEGRDGIIHLEDMAEAIDENTIAVSVSHVSQESGFKHDLKALTEVAHAHGAALCVDAMQSAGALDFDVHDEGVDFLATGAMKWLLGSAGVGFLYVSRDHLDKMPPHAGGPGAQPDDRPWGQREFVPRPGADRFHVGMPNLIGLAATRPGLEVLHQVGMDVVEAHVLDLSGYCISQLLERGLNVTTPEPAQYRAGIVSIDMGDQRSSQAADEFLTARGVDGYHHQNVLRVDPHIFNNRGDIDRFLSELDSYLSQH
- a CDS encoding Gfo/Idh/MocA family oxidoreductase, whose amino-acid sequence is MADKARIGIVGCGDHQQGALMPQLATLQSAELVACADIDEVAAVTASNEFGFERPYLDYQDMLETEQLDGVMITTPHHLLKTAAIDAIESGCNVFIEKPMGVSVEDALQIREAAKKAGVSVMVGYCLRYAEGRRIMKSLIDSGAIGDITTINAGKGTSPLSGWLTEVDKGGGVLLWLGVHIIDQVLWMAGSEATRVYGEVYRHTEDGVDQNSAFTIRFANEATANVTCSQNVGGRVGFDYIEVMGTAGRIKSEWPSNVINVVSEKVEAYRHPTLILPPEPRAYVQNMYRDELDAWVQSVGSRTDPPITVDDGVNVLEIISAVFESGRSNLPVTLR
- a CDS encoding phosphotriesterase encodes the protein MANEVMTVTGPISAADLGFTLVHEHIFLDLMPDAWVGPNYMNDPVLAEMELMRYKNAGGVTLVDQTSGGLRENDHNLLYDDDLNHLKHADAIRDMSEKTGLNILLGCGWYRETYYEQRLWRMHTNDIADEIIKDVTQGIDGTDVRAGFIGEIGAHFNWLSAIEERVLRAAGRAQVETGVALGTHATRGPQGLDQLDVLEQEGVDLSRVVVAHSGSYPRHQYHAEIARRGAYISFDRMGGLKTGIEYERQRTLNHIKWIIDEGLIDNLIFSHDVCYNTDYTIYGGGGYDFLSTQGLAVLGEELGLTAEQFNMIMVDNPRRLLTGEDS